The following proteins are encoded in a genomic region of Drosophila willistoni isolate 14030-0811.24 chromosome 3R, UCI_dwil_1.1, whole genome shotgun sequence:
- the LOC6649595 gene encoding 26S proteasome non-ATPase regulatory subunit 1: MSLTSAAGIISLLDEPMSDLKVFALKKLDNIVDEFWPEISESIEKIEMLHEDRGFPENKLAGMVASKVFYHLGSFEDALTYALGAGDLFDVNARNEYTETIIAKCIDFYIAQRIESIENPKDAKPVDERLEGIVNRMIQRCLDDNQFRQALGIALETRRMDIFQQAIMNSDDVRGMLAYAYNVTMSLIPNRGFRNQVLRCLVSLYRDLGVPDYVNMCQCLIFLEDPLAVAEMLDTLTRSSVETNNLMAYQIAFDLYESATQEFLGNVLQALKDTAPIPTALPSTFKPQGTNSGDGKTEEEKDKATEEESSEEKMETATPDPAKVERTIDSLNDVEKLHQKNIEKLISILSGEVSIDLQLQFLIRSNHADLQVLRGTKEAVRVSICHTATVIANAFMHSGTTSDQFLRDNLDWLARATNWAKLTATASLGVIHRGHEKDSLALMQSYLPKEAGPSSGYSEGGALYALGLIHANHGANIIDYLLQQLKDAQNENVRHGGCLGLGLAGMGTHRQDLYEQLKFNLYQDDAVTGEAAGIAMGMVMLGSKNAQAIEDMVSYAQDTQHEKILRGLAVGISLTMFSRLEEADPLVTSLSSDKDPVLRRSGMYTLAMAYNGTGSNKAIRKLLHVAVSDVNDDVRRAAVTAIGFILFRTPEQCPSVVSLLAESYNPHVRYGAAMALGIACAGTGLREAIALLEPMVKFDPVNFVRQGALMASAMILIQHTDQSCPKTTFFRQLYAEVISNKHEDVMAKYGAILAQGIIDAGGRNATLSLQSRTGHTNLQAVVGMLAFTQYWYWFPLAHTLSLAFTPTCVIGLNSDLKMPKMEYKSAAKPSLYAYPAPLEEKKSEEREKVATAVLSIAARQKRRENADKKEDEKMDVDEDSKEGGAAVKKEDDKSEVKTEEKPSAAAEEKPKKKEDKKKDDDKDKEKEKEATASTSASADKEKDKKEEKKDKKEPEPNFEILQNPARVLRQQLKVLSVIDGQSYEPLKDVTIGGIIVFQHTGKAEEQELVEPVAAFGPMNDDEKEPEPPEPFEYIED; this comes from the exons aTGAGTCTCACATCAGCTGCAGGGATTATATCCCTACTGGATGAGCCGATGTCCGATCTGAAGGTGTTCGCCCTGAAGAAGCTGGACAACATTGTGGATGAATTTTGGCCGGAGATTTCCGAGTCGATTGAGAAAATTGAGATGTTGCATGAAGACCGTGGATTCCCGGAGAACAAATTGGCTGGAATGGTTGCCTCAAAGGTGTTCTATCACTTGGGCTCGTTCGAAGATGCCTTGACATATGCGCTGGGCGCTGGCGATCTTTTCGATGTGAATGCTCGCAACGAGTACACCGAGACGATAATTGCCAAGTGCATTGATTTCTATATTGCCCAGCGGATTGAGTCCATTGAGAATCCCAAGGACGCCAAGCCAGTGGATGAGCGTCTAGAGGGAATCGTAAATCGCATGATTCAGCGCTGCTTGGATGACAATCAATTCCGACAGGCTCTGGGCATTGCACTGGAGACCAGACGGATGGATATCTTTCAGCAGGCCATTATGAATTCAGACGATGTGCGTGGAATGCTGGCATATGCCTATAATGTGACAATGTCCCTGATACCGAATCGTGGTTTCCGCAACCAGGTGTTGCGATGTCTGGTCAGTTTGTACAGAGATTTGGGTGTGCCCGACTATGTAAATATGTGTCAATGTCTGATATTCCTTGAGGATCCTCTGGCTGTGGCAGAGATGCTTGACACACTTACACGCTCCTCGGTGGAGACAAATAATCTAATGGCCTATCAAATAGCCTTCGATTTGTATGAGTCTGCCACGCAAGAGTTCTTGGGCAATGTGCTGCAGGCACTAAAAGACACTGCTCCTATTCCCACTGCACTTCCCAGCACATTTAAACCGCAAGGCACTAACTCCGGTGACGGCAAAACGGAAGAGGAGAAGGACAAGGCAACGGAAGAGGAAAGCAGCGAGGAGAAGATGGAAA CTGCCACCCCAGATCCCGCCAAGGTGGAGCGCACCATTGATTCTTTGAACGATGTGGAGAAACTCCATCAGAAAAATATTGAGAAACTAATTTCCATATTGTCGGGCGAAGTGTCAATTGATCTGCAGTTGCAGTTTCTCATTCGCAGTAATCATGCCGATCTCCAGGTGCTACGTGGCACCAAGGAGGCCGTTCGAGTATCCATTTGCCACACGGCGACTGTCATTGCTAACGCTTTTATGCATAGTGGCACAACATCGGATCAGTTCCTGCGTGATAATCTCGACTGGCTGGCCAGAGCTACGAATTGGGCTAAATTGACGGCCACTGCATCGCTGGGTGTCATCCACCGAGGCCATGAAAAAGATTCCTTGGCTCTGATGCAGAGCTACTTACCGAAGGAAGCGGGTCCCAGTTCGGGTTACTCAGAGGGTGGAGCTCTTTACGCTTTGGGTCTGATCCATGCCAATCATGGAGCCAATATCATTGATTATCTTTTGCAACAACTAAAGGATGCACAAAATGAGAATGTACGCCACGGCGGATGCCTGGGATTGGGTCTAGCTGGCATGGGCACTCATCGTCAGGATCTGTACGAacaattgaaattcaatttgtacCAGGATGATGCGGTCACTGGCGAGGCGGCAGGCATTGCCATGGGAATGGTCATGTTGGGCTCCAAGAACGCCCAAGCTATTGAGGATATGGTGTCATATGCCCAAGACACTCAGCACGAAAAGATTCTGCGTGGCTTGGCCGTCGGTATATCACTGACGATGTTCTCACGCCTGGAAGAAGCTGATCCTTTGGTGACTAGCCTCTCCAGCGACAAAGATCCTGTCCTACGCCGTTCCGGCATGTACACTCTGGCGATGGCTTACAATGGAACGGGTAGTAACAAGGCCATTCGTAAGCTCTTGCATGTGGCCGTTTCCGATGTAAATGATGATGTGCGTCGGGCCGCTGTTACCGCCATTGGTTTCATTCTCTTCCGCACACCGGAACAGTGTCCTTCAGTGGTCAGTCTGCTGGCCGAATCGTATAATCCACATGTGCGCTATGGTGCTGCGATGGCTTTGGGTATTGCTTGTGCCGGCACCGGATTGCGTGAGGCTATTGCTCTTTTGGAGCCAATGGTGAAGTTCGATCCTGTTAACTTTGTGCGCCAGGGAGCTCTAATGGCCTCGGCCATGATCTTGATCCAGCACACCGATCAGAGCTGCCCCAAAACAACTTTCTTCCGGCAATTGTATGCAGAGGTTATCAGCAACAAGCATGAAGATGTTATGGCCAAATACGGAGCCATTCTCGCTCAAGGCATCATTGATGCTGGCGGACGCAATGCCACCTTGTCGCTTCAGTCCCGCACTGGTCACACCAATCTGCAGGCAGTGGTGGGCATGTTGGCTTTCACTCAATATTGGTATTGGTTCCCTCTGGCTCATACCCTGTCGCTGGCCTTTACGCCCACATGTGTGATTGGTCTTAATTCCGACTTGAAGATGCCCAAAATGGAGTACAAGTCGGCTGCGAAGCCATCGCTCTATGCCTATCCCGCACCACTAGAGGAAAAGAAGAGCGAGGAGCGGGAAAAGGTAGCCACTGCTGTCCTATCCATTGCTGCACGTCAAAAGCGTCGTGAAAATGCCGACAAGAAGGAGGATGAGAAAATGGATGTGGATGAAGATAGCAAAGAAGGAGGAGCTGCTGTTAAGAAAGAGGACGATAAGTCCGAGGTCAAAACAGAAGAGAAACCATCAGCCGCCGCAGAAGAAAAGCCCAAAAAGAAGGAGGACAAAAAGAAAGACGACGACAAGGataaggaaaaagaaaaagaggcAACAGCCAGCACCAGTGCAAGTGCTGACAAAGAGAAAGACAAGAAGGAGGAAAAGAAAGATAAAAAGGAACCAGAACCGAATTTCGAAATCCTACAGAATCCCGCTCGTGTCCTGCGTCAGCAACTCAAGGTCCTCAGCGTCATCGATGGCCAGTCATATGAGCCACTTAAAGATGTCACAATTGGTGGCATTATTGTATTCCAGCATACCGGCAAGGCCGAGGAGCAGGAACTTGTCGAACCAGTTGCCGCTTTCGGTCCCATGAATGATGACGAGAAGGAGCCCGAGCCACCAGAGCCATTTGAATATATTGAAGACTAA
- the LOC6649596 gene encoding ATP-binding cassette sub-family C member 4, giving the protein MNRTRRKIVRPKNPYTEANAFSHWTFWWMRDLFKRGLKGPLTDEELYQHRKTLDSERVTNKFNELWEDEKKRSNPSVVRMILRAYGCVFVPLGLAFSISETICKSLMPLFLGGLVGYFAKNQETIGKQEAYLYALGIVICMLIPVISFHPFIFYIFQVGTKLRLALSGLIYRKCLQVSKSSSNDGLRGRAINILANDLGRFDVALCFLHDTWKGPMESLLIGFLMYREIGLSAVIGVSFMLSFIPLQAWAAKKAAYYRQMTAERTDLRVKLMNEIIQGIQVIKMYAWEKSFARIIADVRLKEVKAIRGTAFIHAALGCTAMISPLSVFLALCSYVYMGDPLTAQKVYTVSSYFNMLNDSMVTFWPMSLTFIAEAMVSARRCKEFLLDGDRAEVPINLEAHQHHSKNRRHLSKEDKLKNAELNGTLLVNGQTQHSRLRDYSPEAATKCVVLKNVTASWDTSDGHTNCAIENFSTDIPDHTLTAVVGPVGAGKSSFLNVLLGEVGIDQGEALVHGKISYASQEPWVFEGTIRDNIVFVEDYNEKRYQKVVKVCGLERDLELLPRGDLTMVGERGVSLSGGQKARVSLARAVYRKADIYLLDDPLSAVDTHVGKHIFDRCIRDFLCTKIRILVTHQVQYLSDVEHLLLMGGGKVVAQGSYQQLQSSRQFQFLEQTHDESGIDTHSVTSYLSRSDSEKSMEHHHKPLLRPGEQVEEVNQEQQTMGSVKFDVYASYFKALESTFILGLIVSLFVCARVMLTGVDYFLSRWVIWEEQIAANGTLKAVSNDTETNQATNNGTLPLVGQDSVEGSIRQELVIFYAIMLCTTLCVYLIRTFGFFKMCLRISLRLHDRLFRGITRATMYFFNTNSSGRILNRFSKDIRTVDTDLPHTLLDCLAFVIDVSGVLIIVAIANYWLLVPAAIICLLLGLIRYLYVNTSRSVKRLESISRSPVFSLTNQTFQGLTTIRALEAQNALELEFHEYQNANTSAWFLFLSCTRAFALWSDLLCIVYMTAVTFSFLLLKNEFDSGDVGLAILHSTTMTGMCQWGMRQTAELENQMTSVERVLEYTEQPSEPPLETAEKFKPKKEWPSKGRIEFINFKLRYSPKEESVLRDLNFTIESKEKIGIVGRTGAGKSSIIQSIFRLACNEGMIRIDDIDIEQMGLHDLRSRISIIPQDPVLFSGTLRYNLDPMDERSDDEMWKALGDVELRSYVSTLIGGLNCRMYDGGSNFSVGQRQLVCLARAILRHNKILIMDEATANVDPETDKLIQRTIRSKFAHCTVLTIAHRLHTVMDSDRVLVMDAGEARELDHPYELLQRPGGYLRQLVDNTGGATAYALQQAAEQSYRKRYLPDDTELEDINLTMALHEHKD; this is encoded by the exons ATGAATCGTACCAGAAGGAAGATTGTACGCCCAAAGAATCCTTACACAGAAGCAAATGCCTTCTCACATTGGACTTTCTG GTGGATGCGAGATTTGTTCAAACGGGGCTTGAAGGGTCCACTTACAGACGAAGAACTCTATCAGCACCGAAAGACTTTGGATAGTGAGCGGGTGACGAATAAGTTCAACGAATTGTGGGAGGATGAGAAGAAGCGTAGTAATCCCAGTGTGGTTCGCATGATTCTACGTGCCTATGGTTGTGTCTTTGTGCCTTTGGGTCTGGCTTTCTCAATAAGCGAAACCATATGCAA ATCTTTGATGCCTTTGTTTCTTGGCGGTTTGGTTGGTTATTTTGCCAAAAATCAAGAGACAATTGGAAAACAGGAAGCTTATCTGTATGCCCTCGGCATTGTGATCTGCATGCTGATCCCAGTGATATCATTCCATCCATTTATATTCTATATCTTCCAAGTGGGCACTAAGCTGCGACTGGCGCTCTCCGGCCTCATTTATCGCAAGTGTCTTCAGGTATCGAAAAGCAGTAGCAATGACGGATTGCGTGGCAGAGCGATTAATATATTGGCCAATGACTTGGGTCGTTTTGATGTGGCACTTTGCTTTCTTCATGATACCTGGAAGGGTCCAATGGAATCACTGCTCATTGGCTTTCTAATGTATCGTGAAATTGGACTATCTGCGGTAATTGGAGTGTCGTTTATGCTCAGTTTTATCCCCCTGCAAGCATGGGCAGCCAAAAAGGCGGCCTATTACCGCCAGATGACGGCAGAACGGACAGATCTTCGAGTGAAATTGATGAATGAGATTATTCAAGGCATACAGGTGATCAAAATGTATGCGTGGGAGAAGAGTTTCGCCCGCATCATTGCCGATGTACGTTTGAAGGAAGTGAAGGCCATACGAGGTACAGCTTTCATTCATGCCGCTCTCGGTTGCACAGCCATGATATCACCACTCTCAGTTTTTCTGGCCCTCTGTTCCTATGTGTATATGGGTGATCCTTTGACTGCCCAAAAAGTCTATACAGTGTCTTCATACTTTAACATGCTCAACGATTCGATGGTTACTTTTTGGCCAATGTCGTTAACATTTATAGCCGAAGCTATGGTCTCGGCTCGCCGTTGCAAAGAGTTCCTTTTGGACGGAGATAGAGCTGAGGTACCCATTAATCTGGAGGCACATCAACATCATTCTAAGAACAGGCGCCACCTCAGCAAGGAGGATAAACTGAAGAATGCTGAACTAAACGGCACCCTCTTAGTAAATGGACAAACTCAACACAGTCGTCTAAGGGATTATAGTCCAGAGGCAGCTACTAAATGTGTGGTGCTCAAAAATGTGACGGCATCGTGGGATACAAGTGATGGCCATACCAATTGTGCCATTGAGAATTTCAGTACAGATATTCCCGATCATACGTTGACAGCAGTTGTGGGTCCAGTTGGAGCAGGAAAATCAAGTTTCCTCAATGTTCTGCTCGGTGAGGTTGGTATTGATCAAGGCGAAGCTCTGGTGCATGGCAAGATCTCGTATGCTTCCCAAGAGCCTTGGGTCTTCGAGGGAACCATTAGAGATAATATTGTCTTTGTGGAGGACTACAATGAGAAGCGCTACCAAAAGGTGGTGAAAGTGTGCGGCCTTGAACGTGATTTGGAATTGCTGCCACGTGGTGATCTCACCATGGTGGGTGAACGAGGCGTCAGTCTCAGTGGTGGCCAGAAGGCTAGAGTTAGTTTGGCTCGTGCTGTCTACCGTAAAGCAGATATATATCTTCTCGACGATCCACTCTCCGCGGTGGATACACATGTGGGCAAGCATATATTCGATCGCTGTATTCGTGACTTTTTGTGCACAAAAATTCGCATTTTGGTCACCCATCAGGTACAATATCTATCAGATGTGGAGCACTTATTGCTGATGGGCGGTGGCAAGGTTGTTGCCCAGGGTAGCTATCAACAACTACAGAGTTCGCGACAGTTCCAGTTTCTCGAACAGACACACGATGAGAGCGGCATCGATACGCACAGTGTAACCAGCTATCTGTCTCGTAGTGATTCCGAAAAGAGCATGGAACATCATCATAAGCCTCTACTGCGTCCTGGTGAGCAAGTTGAAGAAGTCAACCAGGAACAACAAACGATGGGTTCTGTTAAATTTGATGTCTATGCATCATATTTCAAGGCACTGGAAAGCACCTTCATTTTGGGCCTGATAGTTTCGCTGTTTGTTTGCGCTCGTGTAATGTTAACGGGTGTGGACTACTTCCTCTCCCGCTGGGTCATCTGGGAGGAGCAGATTGCGGCCAATGGCACTCTCAAAGCTGTGTCAAATGACACCGAGACCAATCAAGCGACCAACAATGGCACACTGCCTCTGGTTGGCCAGGACAGCGTCGAGGGGAGCATACGTCAGGAGCTGGTCATCTTCTATGCCATTATGCTATGCACCACATTATGCGTCTACCTGATACGCACTTTTGGATTCTTTAAAATGTGTCTAAGGATCTCACTTCGCCTACACGATCGACTTTTCCGTGGCATAACAAGGGCCACCATGTATTTCTTCAATACGAACTCGTCGGGTCGAATCTTGAATCGTTTCTCCAAAGATATACGAACTGTGGACACTGACTTGCCCCACACCCTATTGGATTGTTTGGCG TTTGTTATTGATGTTTCTGGAGTTCTCATTATTGTGGCCATAGCCAACTATTGGTTACTAGTGCCGGCTGCCATTATATGTCTACTCTTGGGATTGATTCGTTATCTTTACGTCAACACGAGTCGTAGTGTAAAGCGTCTGGAGTCCATTT CACGAAGTCCTGTCTTCTCGTTGACGAATCAAACGTTTCAGGGTCTAACCACTATACGGGCTTTGGAGGCTCAGAATGCCTTGGAACTGGAGTTTCATGAGTATCAGAATGCAAATACCTCTGCCTGGTTTCTGTTTCTATCATGCACCCGTGCCTTTGCGCTGTGGTCAGATCTTTTGTGCATTGTTTACATGACGGCTGTGACTTTCAGTTTTCTGCTGCTTAAGAATGAATTCGATAGTGGAGATGTTGGATTGGCCATTTTGCATTCAACCACAATGACTGGCATGTGCCAGTGGGGAATGCGGCAAACGGCCGAATTGGAGAATCAAATGACCAGTGTCGAACGTGTGTTGGAGTATACCGAACAGCCTTCGGAGCCGCCTCTGGAAACAGCTGAGAAATTCAAACCAAAGAAGGAATGGCCAAGCAAAGGAAGGATTGAGtttataaactttaaactgCGCTATTCTCCCAAAGAAGAAAGCGTTCTGAGAGATCTTAACTTCACCATCGAATCGAAGGAGAAAATTGGCATCGTAGGACGCACTGGAGCGGGTAAATCTTCGATCATACAGTCGATATTCCGCCTTGCCTGCAACGAGGGAATGATTCGGATCGATGACATCGATATTGAACAAATGGGATTGCATGATTTGCGTAGCCGCATATCGATTATACCACAGGATCCGGTATTATTCTCGGGCACATTGCGCTATAATCTCGATCCTATGGACGAGCGTTCGGACGACGAAATGTGGAAGGCCTTGGGCGATGTAGAGCTGCGCTCTTATGTGTCCACTCTTATTGGAGGCCTCAACTGCCGCATGTACGATGGTGGTTCAAACTTTAGTGTGGGTCAGAGGCAATTGGTGTGCTTGGCGCGAGCCATACTGAGGCACAATAAAATACTAATTATGGACGAGGCCACTGCCAATGTGGATCCAGA AACGGATAAACTTATTCAGCGTACGATACGTTCGAAATTTGCCCACTGCACTGTACTGACAATTGCCCATCGTTTGCATACAGTTATGGATAGCGATCGTGTTTTGGTTATGGATGCAGGCGAAGCACGAGAATTGGATCACCCATATGAATTATTACAGCGCCCAGGTGGCTACCTACGACAATTGGTCGATAATACAGGTGGAGCGACCGCATATGCCCTACAACAGGCTGCCGAGCAGAGCTATAGAAAACGATATCTACCCGATGACACCGAACTCGAGGATATAAACCTAACAATGGCCCTACACGAGCACAAGGATTAG